Below is a window of Vulpes lagopus strain Blue_001 chromosome 13, ASM1834538v1, whole genome shotgun sequence DNA.
gaagatatttccaagtcatatatctgataaaggacttacatctagaatatataaagaatcctcAGAACTATTAAGAAAACAAgcaatgcacatttttaaaaattgccaagaGATCTGAATAGGTACTTCACCACAGAAGACCTACTGTAGcaagtaagcaaaagaaaagctACTTAACATCAAATGAATTACAGCCagacacctattagaatggttaaaaaaCAGATAATACCAAGTACTAGTTATTATGTGGAGCAAATGAACTCCtatacactgctggtgagaatgcaaaatggtgcaaccactttgaaaacagtttggtagtttcttaaaagttaaaaatgattcATGTTtatcacatgacccagcaatcccacaccaactaaaataaaaaactacctTAACAAAAAACCCTGTCTATAAATGTTTCTAGCAACTTATAATTACCAAAAACTAATTTCAACATCCCTCAATTGAGAAATGAGTAAACTGTGAgatacccatacaatggaatactgctatgcaatataaacaaaaaaacatacacacaacatagatgaatctatacgaattatgctaagtaaaagaagccagattcCAACagctatatactgtatgatttcatgtaTAGGACATTCTCTGTGAAAGAAGAGTCTAGGGacaaaaacagatcagtggttgccgcCACTGAGGACTGAGAAAGGCATGACTTACAAAGGAGCAGAAGGGAACTCTGGGTGGTAAAGGAACTGCTCTATATTCTGATTGTGGTAATGGTGGCCACACAACTatttgtatttgtcaaaactgcagaattatatacaaaaaagggtaaataaaaaattttgtatattaCTAGGTAAAactaacaaaaccaaaattaatatgTGAGTAAGTAGCTAAGCCCTTTTTTGGAAATTAAGGTCCAAGCTACAATTGTATTCCACAAGGCAGATTAACCttatgcttttgtttgtttggttttactCTAAGTAGTAAAATAACAGTACATTTAGCtccttaaaaatatactttaaaaaaataagcctactataaaatgttttgttaattCCAAATTCCTGCTAGGTCATTAACTCAATGAAATCCATCATCCTACATTCCCAACTGCTCCCTttattccaacttttttttttttttttttttagcatttttaggCTGTCCATGTCAGAACAGTATTCAACTCTATTTCatcaatttatttctaatttaacttttaagattttatttattcatgagagacacagagagagaggggggcagagactttggcagagagaaagaaaagcaggctccatggagggaaccccatgtgggactcaatccatggactctaggatcataccctgggctgatggcaggtgctcaactgctgagccacccaggcgtcctcatcAACTTATTTCAAGTTCTCTTCATATTCTCCTCAACAAGATATTAGGGAAAAAATTGCTGTTCTAAGTGTAAGACTAGCACTTTAGTCAAGCTATACTTGATTTAAAGCTAGCTCTACTCTCACtgatcctaatttttttttttttcctgccacacAGGGTCTGTGCCAATCCCCCCTCCCAATCAGTGGAACTAATTTTCCAGTGTAAATccattaaaggaaattttaatgaGACAATGGAAAATATGTTTGCATTTGAGCATTATGCTCACAAGAATGTGAAAATATGGGTTTAGAATATATTGTTAAAAAGCTAATCAGTAtatcattttgaaatgttaaaaattgttCAATTTCTACAGAACAAGATCTAATTAAAAGAATCTGAGATAGGACTTAGGATTTACTTGGATTAACAATGATGTTATACCAAGAATGGTCCTGAGCTTATTTATAAAACTCTTAATTTATTGACTTTCACTATATAATTTTCTGATGCTTCAATCAGTGAAAAGGGTGGGATCTTCTATAAATCCAGTGGAGTGTTTCCTAAATTATGTTTCACACAGAGGTTAATAGGTGTGGTGGTGGGGGAACTGGTTAATGAGGCATAATGAGGGGTATAGGCAAGGACTTCATAGTAAGTAAGTTTGGAAATGTTTCTCTCTTTGAACACTTTTTCTTTGAGTATACTCATTAACATCTCACAGAATACTCGGCAGAGCATAGtttgagaaatgtttaaaaagaagattaaGTCTTAAATTTAATTGCATCAAAGACACAATGCCTACATCATAGGCAGCAGTTACCAAATAGCAACTTATCAGGGAATGCGGACAAAACTCTGGTAGATGCATGTTAGTCTTAAATAGCTTAATTAATACCTTGTTACTCAATGGGTATACTTTTGACCAGGAGTTTCTGTATCACCTTAAATTGTTCAAGCTTTCtcccaaaataaatttcagtctTCAAAATTTAACATCCCCACATGATTTCAATGCATGTTAAAGGTTGAGAAGCATTGGCTTAcaacaggagttggcaaactttctgtaaagagccagagaGTTCATATTTTAGGTCTTGTAAGCCATAAGGTCTCTTCTGTACTACTCAACTAGGCTATTTATTATATTGAGAAAAAGGTCTATATATTAAGGTATAGTAATTAAAGATATACTtggatatatttcaaaatatacttgGAAGAGAAGCCCAAATACATGAAACAAGAAAATGTCACTTTAacaatttataatgaaaatttttaatattcctctctGTCCTGATGGAAATCGACAGATAATCAGCAAGGATATAGATTTAGGAAGAAAACCACCAGCTTAATCTAGCTGCTATTAACCAGTAACAACAGACTGATCATTCTTTTCAAGTGAACATGGGtatattctccagaataaaaTGCATGTCGGGCCACAAAGCAAGTCTTAATAAAAGACTAAAACCATACTAACTATGTTCTCCAATCACATGTaagtaaattagaaatcagtaacaaagaaatgtgagaaatcCCTCAAACGTCCAGTTATCAGACAACCAACTTTTAAATAACCCAAAGGTCGAAAAGAAACTTcaagggaaatttgaaaatatcttacAGCATAGTACTAGTATAAGGTCAGACATatagatcaaaggaacaaaaaagagagCTCAGAAACAAAGCCTTATATTCCACTGATTTTGGACAAAAGTGTCAAGGAAATTCAACAGGGAAAAGGATTGTCTTTTCCTGAACAGTTagctgtattttaaaacaattagatCCTTACATCATACCATtgacaaaaattatttcaaaatagatcTTACACCTAATtattaaagctaaaataaaaccACTAGAAGAAAATTactataggagaaaatctttgtgatctaGGATTGAGCAAAGACTTTTTAGATAGGATATTAAAAACACAGTACTTAAAGAAAAAGTTGATAAGTTGGTCTTCGTGAAATTAAAGACCTGTGCTCTTCAAAATGTGTCActaagatgggatccctgggtggctcagcagttaagcgtctgccttcggctcagggagtgatcctggagtcccgggatcgagtcccacatcgggctccctgcatggagcctgcttctccctctctgcctgtgtctacctctctcttctctgtgtctctcatgaataaaaaaaatcttaaaaaaaaaaaaaaaaagggtcactaagaaaaaaagataagtcaCAGACTAGGAAAAAACATTGTCCAGTCATCTGATAAGACTTATAACCATAATATAAGAACCCTTaaaattcaatcacaagaagagaAATAACTCAGTTTAacaatgggcaaaatatttgaatagatatttcaaaaataaagataaatgaacgACTAATACACACATTAAATGATACTCcgcatcattagtcattagagacatacaaattaaaaccacaatgagctagcACTCCGTACTTAAATTGAGAGGCATTCTCAAGTAGaccaagttaaataaaataaaataaataaataaatgtggaatgGAAGGACAGAATCTGGAAATTgattctcttaaaattatttttgctgaCCTATTCTTTGGAAAGCTTCTGTGTACCTCCAGTGGGGTACATACCAGAGTTGAAGTCACTGGtgtaagaaaacaagaaagatatGGTGGCTTAGAAAGTAACTGGTTGACAGGATCTGATGGTCTGAATAAGTGTCAAGCATGAATGAGGCTGAGGAGTGTGCCTGGGGAGTGGCTACAGCCGGAAAAGTAGCTGACCAGAGAAAGGTGAGGGAAagaagcacaatttttttttaagagtttctgACATCATCttcttatcatcatcatcatcatcatcatcatcatgattcTGATAGTCCCCAGCACTGGCAAGGAAAGTGAGGAAGACAGCCTCAGGTTAACACCCACAATGTTTTTATCACTTAGTTGACTCCTACACAGGCTCCCTGCCCTAGCCCACACTGACAAAAAGGTACCATGCCCAGGCAAGTCTCTCTACATCTCCCTTCAAACACATCTAGAAATCACTCTGTAGCAAGTAATTGGAACAAGGCAGAAAATTGCACCAAGCATAGATGACCTTCCTTTTTCCCCTACATCCTAATCTGACGTACTCAAATTACAACATTTCTCACACTGTAATAATTGTTTACAAGCCTGCCTCTTTCCCAGCCCAACAGATTGTGACTTAAGACCGACATTTCTTATTCATCTTGAGATCTTCAGCAGCCAGTAGAATACCTGACATATACCGCAAtcaataaatgttcaaaaaatgGAAGACTAAGCTTAATATAAACTCCAACCGTgcaatttaaatatctttgtctACAAAAGacctttttaaatgtcttcaacATTTCATGGGCAGCAAATGTATTAtaaaacccatttttttctttcttaggagGAGAGCCCACTAATCTGTAATTAATTAAGAACCTGATTCGTTATCTAATCACCTTTTACATAAATGGGAAGgggctatataaaaaaaaatgtgttgtagTGAAAAGACTAGTGGATTAGATAGAAGCTAGGTAACCTGTTAAGGCTAGTACCAGAGATTCTGGATGTGTCTTCTTGGGCTTTCACGTTCCTCCTAGGTGAGATGAGAGGATTAGCGTGCAATCTCAAAGCACCCTTCAAATGTTAATATTCTAAGGATCTTTAATCTCAGTGTTTAAGGAACAATTAGAAAGCAGAAGGCATGTCACTTGCTGAGTATTCCTAACATTTTGGTACCTCTTTGGTAGAGATCAAACTAAATTATACTGTCAATATTCATTCAGTACTTCAATTCCATGAACAAAAATAAGCACCAAAAAACAATCTCCTTTTGAAATCAGGAACTTGACTTTTCGATTCTGATCATTTAACCCTTGAAGGAAGCATTTAATCACACATCACAGGCACTGACATCATAAACAAACTATATGCTTACCTGCCAGGAAACTGCTCCTAAAATCGCTGTTGCAAGAAGACTAAAAAAAACTAACTGCTCTGAAATTAAGCAAAAGTGACGCATCCCTTTGGATGCCATGATTCTATCAAGGCTATTGTTATCTACCCTGTGGGTGAAATATACTTTATGGCAGTCATTTAATTTGGTATGGAATCCCCAAagagttaacaaaaaaataatatggcaAATCATCCAGAAAATTCCAAAAATGGAAAAGCCTGGTATTACAAAATACCAGAGGTGAGTGTCTCTAAGTTTAAatgctgaaagaataaaaaaggtaaGCTCAATCATTCCTGTGAAAACTACTGAAAGTCTTCTGCATATCCTTCCACGGTACAAAAAGGGTTTCCACCTTTCAGTGACTGAAAGTCCACTAAAATAAATGTCAAGGAAAGGGTCAGTTATCaggcaaataaaaaaacatgcaaaagcAACTGGATTTTTTGGAGTTTCCAATGAGGAGAAAAACAGCAAGACTGCAAAAATAACTAAGTTGGGAATAGCTAAGAAAGACTTCATTCTCAGGTCAATAATCAGCATGGCCAAAGCAACAACAAGTAAAATGACACTCAGCGACTTCTCCACCAACATAGTTGTGCTGGCAATAGCAAATCCAACAAGTTCCAGAAATTCAACTGTGGTTAGTAAAGTGGGTCGATGACGGACATACCCAGAAATTCTCTCCACCAGAGCACATAATATCCTTAATACTATGGAAGTTAGAAGCAAATATTTGGTTGATTCTTCTTTCACgtcatttttaaaggatgaattgTCAAGAAAACACAGGAGGCCAAGCAAGAATCCAAACCAAAGATTTGAGAGACTTAAACTTGCTGCTTCCATTGAAAAATAGTAATAGAGTATGCTGGCAATTCCAAGAACAAAAAGACCAAggataaaaattaccaaaattaagGAATTTGCGGTTTTTTCCCATCTTACATAGAGACCTAAGCATATAGCAACCAATAAATTGATTCTGGCTAAATAGCCAAGATAACGCACTGAAGAATGCATATTCACTTCTCTGTTGACTTCTTCCAGTCTCGTCATTGCTAAATA
It encodes the following:
- the TMEM168 gene encoding transmembrane protein 168 isoform X2, translating into MCKSLRYCFSHCLYLAMTRLEEVNREVNMHSSVRYLGYLARINLLVAICLGLYVRWEKTANSLILVIFILGLFVLGIASILYYYFSMEAASLSLSNLWFGFLLGLLCFLDNSSFKNDVKEESTKYLLLTSIVLRILCALVERISGYVRHRPTLLTTVEFLELVGFAIASTTMLVEKSLSVILLVVALAMLIIDLRMKSFLAIPNLVIFAVLLFFSSLETPKNPVAFACFFICLITDPFLDIYFSGLSVTERWKPFLYRGRICRRLSVVFTGMIELTFFILSAFKLRDTHLWYFVIPGFSIFGIFWMICHIIFLLTLWGFHTKLNDCHKVYFTHRVDNNSLDRIMASKGMRHFCLISEQLVFFSLLATAILGAVSWQPTNGIFLSMFLIVLPLESMAHGLFHELGSCLGGTSVGYAIVIPTNFCSPDGQPTLLPPEHVQELNLRSTGMLNAIQRFFAYHMIETYGCDYSTSGLSFDTLHSKLKAFLELRTVDGPRHDTYVLYYSGHTHGTGEWALAGGDILRLDTLLEWWREKNASFCSRLIIVLDSENSVPWVKEVRKINDQYVAVQGAEMTKTIDIEEADPPQLGDFTKDWVEYNCNPSNNICWTEKGRAVKAVYGVSKRWSDYTLHLPTGSDVAKHWMLHFPRITYPLVHLANWLCGLNLFWICKTCFRCLKRLKMSWFLPTVLDTGQGFKLVKS